From the genome of Turicibacter faecis, one region includes:
- the ahpC gene encoding alkyl hydroperoxide reductase subunit C, with product MSLINTQVKEFAVQAYHNGEFKEVTSESIKGKWSVFFFYPADFTFVCPTELGDLADSYAKFQEIGCEIYSVSTDTHFVHKAWADATETIGKIKYPMLADPTGTLTRNFEVMIEEEGLALRGSFVVNPEGVIKAYEIHDNGIGRNAEELLRKVQAAQFVAEHGDQVCPAKWQPGAETLTPSLDLVGKL from the coding sequence ATGTCTTTAATCAATACTCAAGTTAAAGAATTTGCAGTACAAGCATATCATAATGGGGAATTCAAAGAGGTAACTTCTGAATCAATTAAAGGAAAATGGTCAGTATTTTTCTTCTATCCAGCAGACTTTACATTTGTATGTCCAACTGAATTAGGAGATTTAGCAGATAGCTATGCTAAATTCCAAGAAATCGGATGTGAAATTTATTCAGTATCAACAGATACTCATTTCGTACATAAAGCATGGGCAGATGCTACAGAAACAATCGGTAAAATTAAATACCCTATGTTAGCTGACCCAACAGGAACTTTAACTCGTAACTTTGAAGTTATGATCGAAGAAGAAGGATTAGCATTACGTGGAAGCTTTGTAGTAAATCCAGAAGGTGTAATCAAAGCGTATGAAATCCATGACAATGGAATTGGACGTAACGCGGAAGAGTTATTACGTAAAGTTCAAGCTGCTCAATTCGTTGCTGAACATGGTGATCAAGTATGTCCTGCAAAATGGCAACCAGGTGCAGAAACATTAACTCCAAGCTTAGACTTAGTAGGTAAATTATAA
- a CDS encoding transposase family protein, giving the protein MSHTNCISTLLDLKDKNITFSENCIQETQIKNVRSKLILGTLSFQPTHCYHCGHSFDSNIIKHGFKTSRIKLVKISGFDAYLDLKKQRYKCRHCDRTFTLETSLVNPNCFISTPVKQAIFLEASHKKSETDIARELNVSHSTVNRVIHSSYEEQPLPFNSLPKVLCFDEFKSVKSAKGHLPCEACILHW; this is encoded by the coding sequence ATGTCTCATACTAATTGTATCTCAACTTTACTTGATTTAAAAGATAAAAATATTACTTTTTCAGAAAATTGTATCCAGGAAACTCAGATTAAGAATGTTCGTTCTAAACTTATTTTAGGGACTCTTTCTTTTCAACCGACTCATTGCTACCACTGTGGTCATTCTTTTGACTCAAATATCATTAAACACGGCTTCAAAACTTCACGTATTAAGCTAGTCAAAATTTCCGGATTTGATGCTTATCTAGACTTAAAAAAACAACGTTATAAATGCCGTCATTGTGACCGAACATTTACCCTAGAAACATCTCTTGTTAACCCTAATTGTTTTATTTCCACTCCCGTAAAACAAGCCATCTTTTTAGAAGCTAGTCATAAGAAATCCGAAACAGATATTGCACGTGAGCTTAACGTTTCTCATTCAACCGTTAACCGCGTCATTCATTCTTCCTATGAAGAACAGCCGCTTCCCTTTAATTCTCTCCCAAAAGTTCTTTGTTTTGACGAGTTTAAGTCGGTTAAATCGGCCAAGGGTCACCTGCCATGCGAAGCATGTATCCTCCATTGGTAG
- a CDS encoding ISL3 family transposase: MSFIFCDASNGKLIDIVEDRRLSTLRTYFMRFSKAAREGVTHVVIDMYAPYMTLIKEVFPKAKIVLDKFHIVQLVSRALNKTRIRFMNQNKEFYNKFKHYWRLLLKAQEDLNATHYFYSNCFKKMISQQEIIDFLLALDPELKETYDFYQTVQQAIKLRNLEIFHHAIQHPSDLLSHEMKTALKTLTHYQDYVKNTIETPYTNGVLEGINNNIKVIKRIAFGYRSFYHFKARILIIHKYTFEQKKKRNQTI; the protein is encoded by the coding sequence ATGTCCTTCATTTTTTGTGATGCGTCCAATGGAAAGCTAATTGATATCGTTGAAGACCGTCGCTTAAGTACACTAAGGACTTATTTTATGCGATTTTCTAAAGCAGCTCGTGAAGGTGTAACCCACGTCGTCATTGACATGTACGCCCCTTATATGACACTCATTAAAGAGGTATTCCCTAAGGCTAAGATTGTTTTAGATAAATTTCATATCGTTCAACTAGTCTCTCGTGCTCTTAATAAAACACGCATTCGTTTCATGAATCAAAATAAAGAGTTTTATAATAAATTCAAACATTATTGGCGACTTCTCTTAAAAGCCCAAGAAGATCTTAATGCCACTCATTACTTCTATTCCAACTGCTTCAAAAAGATGATCTCTCAACAAGAAATTATTGACTTTTTATTAGCCCTAGACCCTGAACTAAAGGAGACTTATGATTTCTACCAAACTGTCCAACAGGCTATTAAACTTCGTAACCTTGAAATATTTCATCATGCCATTCAACACCCCTCTGATCTGCTTTCACACGAAATGAAAACAGCTTTAAAAACACTCACTCATTATCAAGACTATGTCAAAAATACAATTGAAACTCCTTATACCAATGGAGTACTCGAAGGAATTAACAACAATATCAAAGTCATTAAGCGAATCGCTTTTGGATACCGTAGTTTCTACCATTTCAAAGCAAGAATTTTGATTATTCATAAATACACTTTTGAACAAAAAAAGAAGAGGAATCAAACCATCTAA
- the rpsI gene encoding 30S ribosomal protein S9 yields MTVQYLGTGRRKSSVARVRLVPGTGKVIINGREFEDYIPSAATRLDIMQPLTLTETTNQYDVLVNVNGGGLTGQAGAIRLGISRALLQVDAEYRGTLKPIGLLTRDSRAKERKKYGLKAARRAPQFSKR; encoded by the coding sequence ATGACAGTACAATACTTAGGAACTGGTCGTCGTAAAAGTTCAGTTGCACGTGTACGTTTAGTACCTGGAACTGGTAAAGTAATTATCAACGGTCGCGAATTTGAAGATTATATTCCTTCTGCAGCAACTCGTTTAGATATCATGCAACCATTAACATTAACTGAAACTACTAATCAATATGATGTTTTAGTAAATGTTAACGGTGGAGGATTAACAGGACAAGCAGGAGCTATCCGTTTAGGGATTTCACGTGCATTATTACAAGTTGATGCTGAATACCGTGGAACATTAAAACCAATCGGATTATTAACTCGTGATTCACGCGCTAAAGAACGTAAAAAATACGGACTTAAAGCAGCTCGTCGTGCACCACAGTTCTCAAAACGTTAA
- the rplM gene encoding 50S ribosomal protein L13, with translation MRTTFMQKSHEVDRKWYVVDAADKTLGRLSTEVATLLRGKHKPTFTPHVDCGDYVIIINADKITLSGNKLENKLYYRHSGYQGGLTVRTAKEMREKTPERMLELSVKGMLPKGRLGRAMGKKLFVYAGSEHPHAAQKPEVYELRG, from the coding sequence ATGCGTACAACATTTATGCAAAAATCTCATGAAGTAGATCGTAAATGGTATGTTGTTGACGCTGCAGATAAAACTTTAGGGCGTTTATCTACAGAAGTTGCAACACTTTTACGTGGAAAACATAAACCAACATTCACACCACATGTAGACTGTGGAGATTATGTAATCATCATCAATGCTGATAAAATCACATTATCAGGAAATAAATTAGAAAACAAATTATACTACCGTCATTCAGGATATCAAGGTGGATTAACAGTGCGTACTGCAAAAGAAATGCGCGAGAAAACACCTGAGCGTATGTTAGAATTATCTGTAAAAGGTATGTTACCAAAAGGACGTTTAGGACGTGCAATGGGTAAAAAATTATTTGTTTATGCTGGATCTGAGCATCCACATGCAGCACAAAAACCTGAAGTTTACGAACTTCGTGGATAA
- a CDS encoding pro-sigmaK processing inhibitor BofA family protein — translation MTCYKVKGLYNIHMKIMGWLIKRFIIGVFALYLFNIVGVYFSVSVPLNYITSFITGTLGIPGFILVYVLTKIVLI, via the coding sequence GTGACTTGTTATAAGGTCAAAGGGCTTTATAACATACATATGAAAATTATGGGCTGGCTTATTAAACGATTTATCATAGGGGTATTTGCACTATATCTATTTAACATCGTCGGGGTATATTTTAGTGTATCTGTTCCTCTCAATTACATTACATCATTTATAACAGGAACACTCGGAATTCCAGGATTTATCTTAGTTTATGTTTTAACAAAAATTGTTTTAATTTGA
- a CDS encoding ISL3 family transposase yields the protein MSHSYFTRKLLNIKDKNITFSKDYLEKVKLNGITSFIFKGILTYQPTHCQKCGTLFDSKFKKHGFKTSRIVIPKVSLHDTYLDLKKQRYYCGHCQSTFTLSTSIVEKNCYISYHTKHAIALEAQNKISECDIARRHQVSHSTVNRIIHSFYESQTLNLNYLPENLCFDEFKSVKSAEGHMSFIFCDADSKQIIDIVEDRRLNSLQAYFKRYTKEARHRVKNIVIDMYAPYISLIKDLFPHAQIIIDKFHLVQHLSRTLNKTRIRFMKKFKKHGRKFKRYWRLFLKSHALLNTTTYRSVYCFKQPMREIDILNFLLDLSPELKATYDLYQELLFALQTKNLKRFNHLLETEHPLVSPEFQTAFQTFKTYQSYIKNTLSTHYTNGPIEGINNKIKVIKRIAFGYRSFYHFKSRILMVQNLTKPKTKILAA from the coding sequence ATGTCTCACTCATATTTCACTAGAAAACTTTTAAATATTAAAGATAAAAATATTACATTTTCAAAAGATTATCTTGAGAAAGTAAAATTGAACGGAATTACTAGCTTTATCTTTAAAGGTATTCTTACGTATCAACCGACTCATTGTCAAAAATGCGGAACCCTATTTGATTCAAAATTTAAGAAGCATGGATTTAAAACCTCTCGAATTGTCATTCCAAAAGTCTCTCTTCACGATACCTACTTAGACCTAAAAAAACAGCGTTATTATTGTGGGCATTGCCAGTCTACTTTTACACTAAGTACTTCAATTGTTGAAAAGAACTGTTACATTTCTTATCATACGAAACACGCCATTGCTTTAGAGGCCCAAAATAAAATTTCTGAATGTGATATCGCACGTCGCCATCAGGTCTCTCATTCAACCGTCAATCGAATCATCCATAGCTTTTATGAATCTCAAACCTTAAACCTTAATTATTTACCTGAAAATCTCTGTTTTGATGAATTTAAATCCGTTAAGTCTGCTGAGGGGCATATGTCTTTTATTTTTTGCGATGCTGACTCAAAACAAATCATCGATATCGTTGAAGATCGTCGTTTAAACTCCCTTCAAGCTTATTTTAAACGATACACAAAGGAAGCACGTCATCGAGTAAAAAATATTGTGATTGATATGTACGCTCCTTACATCAGCCTCATTAAGGATCTTTTTCCTCATGCCCAAATTATCATTGATAAATTTCATCTCGTTCAACATCTCTCTCGTACACTGAACAAAACTCGAATCCGATTCATGAAAAAGTTCAAAAAGCATGGTCGTAAATTCAAACGTTATTGGCGCTTATTTTTAAAATCTCACGCTTTACTTAATACCACCACTTATCGATCAGTTTACTGCTTTAAACAACCCATGCGTGAAATTGATATCTTAAACTTTCTACTTGATTTATCTCCTGAATTAAAAGCAACCTATGATTTATATCAAGAGTTACTTTTCGCTCTTCAGACAAAAAACTTAAAACGATTTAATCATTTACTCGAAACGGAACATCCGCTTGTTTCTCCTGAGTTTCAAACGGCTTTCCAAACCTTTAAAACTTATCAATCCTATATTAAAAATACACTCTCAACTCATTACACAAATGGTCCCATCGAAGGAATTAATAATAAAATTAAGGTCATTAAGCGTATTGCCTTTGGATATCGTAGTTTCTATCACTTTAAATCTCGTATTCTCATGGTTCAAAATCTAACAAAGCCTAAAACGAAAATCCTAGCAGCATAG
- the recR gene encoding recombination mediator RecR, giving the protein MQYPQPITKLIESFSKLPGIGNKTAERLAFHVISTMKEDDATTFAKALIDSKRQLFKCSVCGHITDTDPCIICSDTHRDRSVIAVVQDPKDVIAIERMRGFKGLYHVLNGVLSPLDGMGPEDIGIPALIERLKDESVKELILALSATLEGDATSQYIARLLKNTDVKVTRIARGLEMGRSIEYADEVTLIRALEGRRELF; this is encoded by the coding sequence ATGCAATATCCACAACCCATTACAAAATTAATTGAAAGTTTTAGTAAGTTACCTGGTATAGGAAATAAAACGGCTGAAAGATTAGCATTCCATGTCATTAGTACGATGAAAGAAGATGATGCGACAACTTTTGCGAAGGCCCTTATAGATAGCAAACGCCAACTATTTAAATGTTCTGTATGTGGCCATATTACAGACACAGATCCATGCATTATTTGCTCGGATACTCACCGCGATCGATCAGTTATTGCGGTCGTTCAGGATCCAAAAGATGTGATTGCCATCGAAAGAATGCGTGGATTTAAGGGTCTTTATCACGTATTAAATGGTGTACTGTCACCGTTAGATGGGATGGGTCCAGAAGACATTGGAATCCCGGCCCTTATAGAACGCCTAAAAGATGAAAGTGTTAAGGAATTGATTTTAGCGTTAAGTGCAACCCTAGAAGGTGATGCTACGTCACAGTATATCGCACGGTTATTAAAAAATACTGATGTCAAAGTAACACGTATTGCCCGTGGTCTTGAAATGGGACGTTCAATTGAATATGCAGATGAAGTAACGTTAATTCGAGCTTTAGAAGGTCGAAGGGAACTGTTTTAA
- a CDS encoding YbaB/EbfC family nucleoid-associated protein: MNPMMMKKIQKMQRDMMKAQQEIEQSVFTGSAAGGMVTVEATGTKQINKININPSVVDPEDVEMLEDVILLALNDALRQVDEKTESTMGQFTKGMNIPGLF; the protein is encoded by the coding sequence ATGAACCCAATGATGATGAAGAAAATTCAAAAAATGCAACGTGATATGATGAAGGCACAACAAGAGATTGAACAATCAGTGTTTACAGGAAGTGCAGCGGGTGGAATGGTGACGGTTGAAGCGACGGGAACAAAGCAAATTAATAAAATTAATATTAATCCATCTGTTGTTGATCCTGAAGATGTAGAGATGTTAGAAGATGTCATCTTATTAGCTTTAAATGATGCATTACGCCAAGTTGATGAGAAAACGGAATCAACAATGGGACAATTTACAAAAGGAATGAATATTCCTGGATTATTCTAA
- the dnaX gene encoding DNA polymerase III subunit gamma/tau → MSYHALYRAYRPQKFSDVVGQKHIVRTIQNALKHNRLSHAYLFCGPRGTGKTSIAKVIAKAVNCIHFPTDEPCNECANCQTITNGSNADVFEIDAASNNGVDEIREIRDKVKYAPTTGRYKVYIIDEVHMLSTGAFNALLKTLEEPPKHVIFILATTEPHKIPPTIISRCQRFDFKQISIQEITDHLIEITKQQNMDYDEEAIKLIAQLSEGGMRDALSLLDQVISYSNQKILLEDVHALSGTISNHQLLQLIHAIYERDFSSAIDLIKELIEVGKEPSRIIDGMIMVYRDILVYQKSQKSVSDSLVNHSTFTQLANQLISTHIVEYLFKLNKIQSELKYSNHPELILEIGLLGLADEEPSSDVDNKNEYQIQIEELKAEIKTLKNLIKKVESTGGSGLREPRINKNESQFKMDLFNKSEPIEIHLPKEPDPIILPEHVPQTMLTIERVLSKATREARDHVLQKWTQLNPLIMPEHRDVIVLLKDGHVVAASEEGFILTYKHEPGCKRLLREDNKKVAEQIVAYLFGHPYSFSVMPESFWLEQRQSYIEQKKSGIEPSLKQYSQDLKNVINYNNEEQTKDDSLVDNMIQMFGADLVNIIDG, encoded by the coding sequence ATGTCATATCATGCCCTATATCGTGCTTACCGCCCACAAAAGTTTAGCGACGTTGTGGGGCAGAAGCATATTGTTAGAACGATTCAAAATGCTTTAAAACATAATCGATTATCACATGCTTATTTATTTTGCGGTCCACGGGGAACGGGAAAGACATCGATTGCGAAAGTTATTGCCAAGGCGGTCAATTGTATCCACTTTCCAACGGATGAACCTTGTAATGAGTGTGCAAATTGTCAGACGATTACGAATGGATCCAATGCTGACGTTTTTGAAATTGACGCCGCGAGTAACAATGGTGTGGATGAAATTCGTGAAATTAGAGACAAGGTGAAATATGCGCCGACAACGGGGCGTTATAAAGTATATATTATTGACGAAGTTCACATGCTATCCACAGGGGCATTTAATGCACTACTAAAGACGTTAGAGGAGCCTCCAAAACATGTCATCTTTATTTTAGCGACAACTGAACCACATAAAATTCCACCAACGATTATTTCACGATGCCAACGTTTTGATTTTAAACAAATCTCCATTCAAGAAATTACAGATCACTTGATTGAAATTACTAAACAGCAAAACATGGATTACGACGAAGAGGCTATTAAATTAATTGCCCAATTATCTGAGGGGGGAATGCGAGATGCCCTTAGTCTGTTAGACCAGGTTATTTCTTATTCGAATCAAAAGATTTTATTAGAAGATGTCCATGCGCTTAGCGGGACGATCTCTAATCATCAATTATTGCAACTTATTCACGCTATCTATGAACGTGATTTTTCGTCGGCGATTGACTTGATAAAAGAACTGATCGAGGTTGGAAAAGAACCAAGTCGTATTATTGATGGGATGATTATGGTTTATCGGGATATCCTTGTTTATCAAAAGTCACAAAAGAGTGTTTCAGACAGTTTAGTCAATCACTCTACGTTTACACAACTTGCAAATCAGTTGATTTCAACTCATATCGTAGAATACCTATTTAAATTAAATAAAATTCAGTCAGAATTGAAGTACTCTAATCATCCTGAACTGATTCTTGAAATTGGGCTACTTGGTTTAGCAGATGAGGAGCCTTCATCGGATGTAGATAACAAGAATGAATATCAGATTCAAATTGAAGAATTAAAAGCTGAGATTAAAACTTTAAAAAATTTAATTAAAAAGGTGGAATCAACCGGAGGTAGTGGATTAAGGGAACCGCGGATTAATAAAAATGAATCACAATTTAAGATGGACTTATTTAATAAATCAGAACCTATTGAAATTCATCTTCCAAAAGAACCGGATCCCATCATTTTACCTGAACATGTGCCACAAACGATGCTAACCATTGAGCGAGTTTTATCCAAAGCCACTCGGGAAGCAAGGGATCATGTGTTACAAAAGTGGACTCAACTAAATCCATTAATTATGCCAGAACACCGGGATGTCATTGTACTTTTAAAGGATGGTCACGTTGTTGCGGCATCCGAAGAAGGGTTTATTTTAACCTATAAGCATGAACCTGGCTGTAAGAGGTTGTTGAGGGAAGATAATAAGAAGGTGGCGGAGCAAATCGTCGCTTATCTTTTTGGACACCCCTATTCATTTAGTGTCATGCCAGAATCATTTTGGTTAGAACAAAGACAAAGCTATATTGAACAGAAAAAAAGCGGGATTGAGCCGAGCTTAAAACAATATAGTCAGGACCTAAAAAATGTGATAAATTATAATAATGAAGAACAAACTAAAGATGATAGCTTAGTAGATAACATGATTCAAATGTTTGGAGCCGATTTAGTTAATATAATTGATGGATAG
- the phoU gene encoding phosphate signaling complex protein PhoU, translating to MKKTRLETDYEVLLQEVNQLSQLTIQAYEQTLLALKTLDLEIALTILKKDQKIDNLSEEIVEEATIVIIRQQPVASDLRKILMIMRLATEYERIADYTKNLAEYIILIKQKESLEHYEKNVDKLVYMIELVIKMLTLVIEGLKEENKTKVKEAADLDKKVDEVYNELMASLITHIQVVDGKVFGTAYAILINKYIERAGDHVTNIAEEVLYALKGHRYHLN from the coding sequence ATGAAAAAGACAAGACTTGAGACAGATTACGAGGTACTACTGCAAGAGGTGAATCAATTATCACAGTTGACTATTCAGGCTTATGAACAAACACTATTAGCTTTAAAGACATTAGACCTAGAAATCGCCCTGACGATTCTTAAAAAGGATCAAAAGATTGATAATTTATCAGAAGAAATCGTGGAAGAGGCCACGATTGTTATTATTCGTCAACAGCCTGTAGCCAGTGATTTACGAAAAATCTTAATGATTATGAGATTAGCGACTGAATATGAGAGAATTGCAGACTATACGAAAAATTTAGCAGAATACATTATTTTAATTAAACAAAAGGAATCATTAGAACATTACGAAAAAAATGTGGATAAACTTGTTTATATGATAGAATTGGTAATTAAAATGTTAACGCTCGTTATTGAAGGATTAAAAGAAGAAAATAAAACAAAAGTCAAGGAAGCGGCGGATTTAGATAAAAAGGTGGATGAGGTTTATAATGAGTTGATGGCTTCGTTGATTACTCATATTCAAGTGGTCGACGGAAAAGTATTCGGAACTGCGTATGCTATTTTAATCAATAAATATATTGAGCGTGCGGGGGACCATGTGACCAATATTGCTGAAGAAGTTTTATATGCGCTTAAGGGGCATCGTTACCATCTGAACTAA
- the pstB gene encoding phosphate ABC transporter ATP-binding protein PstB, protein MKPKFSVSDLNLFYGNFQALHQINIEIPSNQVTALIGPSGCGKSTFLRTLNRMNDLVDTAKITGEIQLDGENIYSDIDVMKLRTRVGMVFQKPNPFPMSIYDNIAYGPRCQGVKDKNRLDEIVEKSLRGAALWDEVKDRLNKSAMGLSGGQQQRLCIARAIAMEPEVILMDEPTSALDPIATKKVEELMEQLKEKYTIVIVTHSMQQAARISDKTAFFLMGELIEFDDTNKVFTNPQDKRTEDYITGRFG, encoded by the coding sequence ATGAAGCCAAAATTCAGTGTATCGGATTTAAATTTATTTTATGGAAACTTTCAGGCCTTACATCAAATTAATATAGAAATTCCCTCAAACCAGGTAACGGCCCTAATTGGTCCTTCAGGTTGTGGGAAGTCAACCTTTTTAAGAACATTAAATCGAATGAACGATCTTGTAGACACGGCGAAAATTACTGGGGAGATTCAATTAGATGGAGAAAATATTTATTCAGATATTGATGTGATGAAGTTAAGAACGCGTGTGGGGATGGTTTTTCAAAAGCCAAACCCGTTTCCAATGAGTATTTATGATAATATTGCGTATGGTCCACGATGCCAAGGGGTTAAGGATAAAAATCGACTTGATGAAATCGTTGAGAAGTCTTTACGTGGGGCTGCGCTATGGGACGAGGTTAAGGATAGGCTAAACAAATCAGCAATGGGATTGTCTGGGGGACAACAACAACGTCTTTGCATCGCGCGAGCGATTGCAATGGAGCCAGAAGTAATTCTAATGGATGAGCCGACATCGGCGCTGGACCCGATTGCAACCAAAAAGGTAGAGGAGTTAATGGAACAATTAAAAGAGAAGTATACGATTGTTATTGTCACTCACTCTATGCAACAAGCGGCACGTATTTCAGATAAGACGGCATTTTTCCTGATGGGGGAACTAATTGAATTTGATGATACGAATAAAGTTTTTACAAATCCACAGGATAAGCGAACAGAAGATTATATTACTGGACGTTTTGGATAA
- the pstA gene encoding phosphate ABC transporter permease PstA, translated as MSRKIKDQLCTMLIWLAATFSVGVLVLVVGFIFSKGWSKISVDFLFNDYESKTQYVNLESNQVYIAPSSLSADALFLENLGAALELNGDHYEVVWIDKESPLKEATNNADEKVRINKGDHIQQIKVPGKSLTLDETVDKEEVIQFLGDANTLVMKVMSTGGGIFPMIISTLLLVFVALLFSAPIGILAAIYLVEYAKPGRLVNTIRFATEILAGIPSVVYGLFGMLMFVNTLNLGMSILAGGLTLTILLLPTMMRTTEEALKVVPMSYREASYGLGANKIQTLSKVVLPSAIPGILVGIILSIGRIIGESAALLFTIGTFAKLPVNPSTGSFSLFETGTSLTVRAYIEVKESGNVEMAAAIGIVILIVVFTLNILSRLVAKKFSKVND; from the coding sequence ATGTCTCGAAAAATAAAGGATCAGTTATGCACAATGCTTATTTGGCTAGCGGCTACTTTTTCAGTAGGGGTCTTAGTCTTAGTGGTTGGTTTTATTTTCTCTAAAGGTTGGTCTAAGATTTCGGTAGATTTCTTATTTAATGACTATGAGTCAAAGACTCAGTACGTTAATCTTGAAAGTAATCAGGTATATATCGCTCCATCTTCCCTTTCAGCGGATGCACTGTTTTTAGAAAACTTAGGGGCAGCACTTGAATTAAATGGCGATCATTACGAGGTTGTTTGGATTGATAAGGAATCACCATTAAAAGAGGCAACTAATAATGCGGATGAGAAGGTGAGAATTAATAAGGGAGACCACATCCAACAAATTAAGGTTCCGGGAAAAAGCTTAACATTAGATGAGACGGTGGATAAGGAAGAGGTTATTCAATTTTTGGGCGATGCTAATACGTTGGTGATGAAAGTCATGTCTACCGGGGGTGGAATTTTCCCAATGATTATTTCAACCTTACTTTTAGTGTTCGTAGCCCTCCTTTTCTCTGCACCCATTGGAATTTTAGCAGCGATTTATTTAGTGGAGTATGCAAAACCAGGAAGGTTAGTGAATACCATTCGATTTGCAACTGAGATCTTAGCAGGAATTCCGTCGGTTGTTTATGGATTGTTTGGAATGCTTATGTTTGTAAATACCCTGAATTTAGGTATGTCCATTTTAGCGGGAGGGTTAACCCTTACAATTTTATTATTACCGACGATGATGAGGACAACAGAAGAGGCTTTAAAGGTTGTGCCAATGAGTTATCGTGAGGCTTCTTACGGACTAGGAGCGAATAAAATTCAAACCTTATCTAAAGTTGTTTTACCGAGTGCAATTCCGGGAATCTTGGTTGGGATTATTTTATCAATTGGTCGAATTATCGGGGAATCTGCGGCCTTATTATTTACAATTGGGACATTTGCAAAGTTACCGGTAAATCCTTCAACTGGAAGCTTCTCGCTGTTTGAAACAGGGACTTCACTCACTGTTCGTGCGTATATCGAAGTCAAGGAATCTGGAAATGTCGAAATGGCAGCAGCCATTGGAATTGTTATTCTTATTGTTGTGTTTACCCTTAATATACTGTCGAGATTAGTTGCGAAGAAATTTAGTAAAGTTAATGACTAG